ggtaaagacgtccaaactcgaaaacgcaatagaagatgcatgcagattctgttttcgatgaacttgggcttgttgaaaagatagcaacaagctcaagaacctcacacagagaaataccaagaagcaatcgggatatgcaaagtatgcaaaggattgagctccctaaagtgatgtgatcaagttacccaaccgaaagccactCTTGATAGTGCCGgcatctatcctataacccggtctctcaACAACCACCttaagaccggtaaaaggaaaacgtagcaaagccatacctttgccttgcgcatgttGCTTGATCTTATCATATCGGCAGAATGAGgaaagagagagagtgtgtgtctgtgtgtgtgtgtgtttgtgtgtgtgtatgtgtttgtgtgtgtgtgtatgtggGGGGGGGGGTTATTATTAAGACCACTTTACGGGACATAATAGATGTGTGCGACAGATGAGGCACTCTGCTGGTAATGTAGTAGTCGCGCGCGGCTTGTGGGCACGCTGCGGGTAAATTAATAGCCGCGTGCCACACGGGAGGCACGCTGCCAATAAGTTTGCCCCTACAGCCTTTCCCTACAATGGTTCTAACCCTAAGACAAGCTCCTCAAAGATGTCTTATAAGTTGTAGGTAGCTATAGCTATAAGCATaaaacatcttcgagaagctctatCACAGGAGCTTCCCATGATCGATCGATGACAATCTTTGCTAATTCCGTGTTTAGAGAGTGTGAGGGGCAGACATATATATATGGTACCTAAATTTATGCACATGCACTATGCTTATCGTCTCGTACAGTGCATCTATTGACGCATCATGCACACGTACAATGCTTTATATTGTCTTGTACAGTGGGAAGGAAAAGGAGACGATGAGTATGGTGCAGTGTTTAGGTACGACACCGAATACATGTCGCGTGCCAAACTCTGGCATGCTGCTAGTACCTTGATACCTGTCGCGTGTCTTAGTTGCGCCCGCGGCAGAAAATTTCTTGTCCTTTATATATTTGGTCCCCACTTACTAGCCGCGTGCCGAACGGTACCCTACCACTAAGGACTCACTAGTCGCGTGGCGCTATACCGCCCGCTGCTAAAAATAGCAGTCGCGTGCGCTAGCTGGTGCATCTCTAAGATCTCATTGTAATTTTTTGTTATTTTTGAAGTATTCTATATTGTTCGATGTTTATCTTAATATCAAGATTCTATTAAAAAATATTATCATGATGATGAGTTGAACGTGAGGCACACTATAATACACTACCTCACAAATTATGGCCTATGGGCGAGCACAAACTCAGCACCCAGTGGCCACTGCGCGATAGAGATAATTCCATGGGTTGGAGTGAAAAATAAGGAATGAGCAGATTTCTTGTTAGTTGGGAAAAAAGTGGAGATTATATAACTTCCAATATCTCCCTTTGCGATTCTTCAACTTGAAGGGCTGTAATATTCTTCCCCAAAGCCCCGTTCAGTAAAATTTGCTCCTTTCCCGACCAAAGCCCAACGAACTTCATTTGGATCATCACAATTATGAAACAGAAGGCCAGGCCCAACAAGCCCATCATTCGTCCTCAACTATATATTCCCCACCATTTACAACTCCCAGCACTTCACGCACCTAGGgtttctccgccgccgccgccgccgcgcgtctTCGTCTCCGCCGCCGCAACGATGGTACGCTATCTTCTTCCTCGATTTCCATGGAATTCTACCCATTCGTGTATGGTTTCAACGTTTTGCTAACGTCGCTTCTCGCCCCTCCGCAGCCGTCCCACAAgaccttccgcatcaagcagaagCTGGCGAAGAAGCAGCGCCAGAACCGTCCCATCCCCTACTGGATCCGCATGAGGACCGATAACACCATCAGGTGAAGTCCCcgttcgtcttcctcctctcttCGATTCAGAGTCAGCGTAGGCGTGCCGGTATGCTGACCCAGTCCTCCTCCCTCTTTCAGGTACAACGCGAAGCGCAGGCACTGGCGCCGCACCAAGCTCGGGTTCTAAGCAGGGGATGTCCCGGCCGGCTACACCACGGGGAAGCCATTTCAGGATGTTTCAGCGTTTACTTAAGTTAGAAAGTGATTCCAGGATGTTTGAATTAAGATTTTGGTGGTGTACTGAGGAAACCATGCTGTGCTAAGTAAACAACCCTTCATATGTGTCTATCGTGCAAAAAATCTCTGAGGTTCAATTTATGTTCAACTGCCAATTACTCTACTTTGATTCTACTAGTCTCTGTGTTTGTGGCATAAAGTATGGTTGCCCCTCTACCATTTTGTTAGAATGCTGCAGTCATCTTTTAGCACCGTATGGTGTGATTATTTGTCACAGCCTATTCTATAGGTCATGATGTACAAGTCACATCTGTGTGGATGTAGGTTTTATCTTTTTTCTGGCAGACCCTGTTGCGATTTTATGATCGCTGTGTTGTAATTCACTTGCTCAAGCTAGCTTGGATTTCTGTTTAAGGCCAAGTTTTTGAATTAACACATGAATTAAGACTTGGATGATGTTAATTGGTAGTAATCTGGTGTCCTGTGGTTACCATGGTGTGCTAAGTAGATACCCCTTTCCGTGTGTCTGTTAAGTTAGCCCTGAAGCTTAATTTTGATTTGCTTTCTAAATTAAACTAGGAACATTATATCTGCAAGTTTCTGTTGCATCCTTGCATAGTATGATTGGTGGGCTGTTTGCATTTATTAGAACCATCTTGTTTGACCATATGGTGTACCTTTAGTTCACAGCTTATTTTGGAAGTTATGCTCTGCAGGCCATGTTAGCTCAGATTTAAGTTCTTTCTTGAAGCAACCTTTAAAAACAGCTTTGCTATTTTACGATTGATGTGTTTCACTGTTCCCAAGTTAGCTCAGATGTTTCCATTTCCTGTTCTGTATAATAGCGTTTTACATGATGAATTTTGTTGCATTTGTGTGTTGGATGGTAATTAGTTATTTTAGCATTGCCATGTTGCTTAGTTATTTACTTTGTTTACTTGGCTTCCAAAAATAACAGTTTAGTAGCGGTTTAATTTTAGCTAACCATGTTGTAGATTCTTGGATGGAGTGAACATACTAGGTGTGAGTGCTTCATTCCCAGTCTATCAACTCATCGTCTGTACCCCCACAAAATGCGGTAGATTTACTTTCTTTTTCTGCAATATATGCCTAGCTGATTATCTTTTTGAAAATGTCATATTTGTTATCTTTATTTTCTCAGAAATCTTGCTTGACGATTGGAGTAGTGTGTTTGAATGATGGATAATATCTTCTTTTTTAGTCTTTGCAAAACTACATCTTCCAGTTTTATAAAACTAAATCCTTTGGAACATTTGAGATTTGTCTGAGCATCAggcttaataaaagtttttgcagCCCACTGTTATCCATTAAATAGTGTAGCGAACTCTAACAATATTCTGTATAGGGGCGaagtctaatttttttgaatggaCAAGATTTTTTCTATGAACTTGAGCATTTTGATTGAATTTGACTGATAATCTGTCTAGGCTAGTCTAATTACTTCACTATGGAGGCAAGACTTAATATGACTGGATGTTTAAGTATGAAACTGAAACTCAAGATGTGATTTAGACATATAGAGAGAGGAAAATGAACTTTGCCTGGCCTGTCCAAGCGGCAAAGCCTTTGGAACTTTTGAGATCTGACTGAGCATCAGTTTTAATACTCGTAAAAGTATTCTCAGCTCCATTAAATGTTGTAGCAAAGTCTAAACGGTATTTTTTTGTAGGCTGAAAGTTGAACAAATGAATGGACAACATTTTCTATGAACTTGAGCTTTTCGATTGATATTGGTGGAGTACTCAACTATCAATAGACTGTAATCTGACTGAGCTAGTCTAATTAGTCGACTAGGGTGGCAAGACTATACGACTGGATGTTTATAAGTACAGTATGAAACTAGAAACTCCTGATGTGCTGTAGACATACGGATACCCAAAATCTAATTAATGCCTAGGCTCGCACATCACGCACTTGCCATTATCATTATCCCAATTACTACCAACGAGCTCGAGGACAGCGATAGCTCTTCTCCTGCAGCTCCGACCAAGTGAGGGGAGAGATTGCGCTTCCCATGATGGTGGTGTGACCTTGCCTGCTGAGAGATTAGAATCGATAAACATTCTGTTATTTTCTGCATCAGGAAGTCTGATAGGTTGAAACGGCAGTAATTTTTTCTCTCCATTTCTGGCTAGAAATTTTGAAACTGGATGtgctttataattttttttgtggCGCCCGGTATTTTTCATTATTCTGGATGAACTTTATGCATCTAGATGTAATTTTTGTACCTTTTCTACATCTAGAATGTCTACTGGAGCGGTTGAAGAGGCGCATCTTGGCGGGGATGGCGTAGGATTCTGCTAGTGTCTGTGGGTTGGTGGCCATGCGAGGCTGCTCTGATGGCTGTGTGGTATGGCATTGCCACGATCTTCACAGCATGAGGTTTTCTTCTGTGCGGGATACCGCTGCGGGATGCTATGGCTCTGGCCTCCTGTCAGCAAGGAAGCCGGGGTAGCGGCCTGGGGCAGATGGCCTTGGTGCTGGATGGGAAACTCTGGCTTCCCGTCGGCATGGCGTGAGGTGACGCGGCCCCCTTGGCATGTGGTTTGGATCGGTGGTCGGCGATGGTGCCACGTCGCTTGGCTCGCTACTCCTTAGCCCATGCCCTCTGGCTTGGCGGTTGAGGTTGCACTCCAGGTGAAAGCCTCGCATTTCGATGCCAACGACAGCGGCACCCTAGGGTGTCATTCTCCTTCTTGAATGTGTCGTTCGGGGAGCTGCGATGTTCTACCGATGCGAGTGCTTAGATCTCTCCAGGTGAAAACCTAACTCCTTTCGAGCGCGCGGCGGCGATGCTTACGTCGTTACCTTCTCGAAGGCGTCGTCTTGGAGTCTCTTAGCTCTCGTGGTGTGAAAGGTTCGTGGCGGCCATGTGGGGTGCCCTTGTTGTTGGGGCGACGGATGCAGGAACGGCGGCCACGGATTGTGGAAGGACGGCGAGGCAGCGGCCTCGGGTAGCGGCACAGATCATGGCTACGAGGCAGAGTTGTAGCTTAGCTTCGCATGGGTGTCGAAGAACCAGTGCCCCGAGGGTGGCTGGTTCGCCAGGGATCGTTCTTTTACATTTCTTTTCCTTTTCATCTTTTTTCCTCATGCCATGTTGTAAATGATATTCTACCTGCTAATATATGCAATTCAGCAATTGGTGGACCTTTCTATTTTTTTCCCGCAACAACATGGGAGGAATCATCTACAGTACTTGTCCTTGCAGTTAATTTGGTTAACCAGTCCATTTAGAAGGAAAGTAGAAACCGCGTCGGATTCGTCCAACACATCCGCCTTACCACCAGTTCATGCTAGCCCAACTTCCATATGTTAGGATACGGAATTGGAACCTCATACGGACTCGATCGCACTCAGCAGGCTTTTCCCGCGGCTTCCCTCCAACTGTCATCTCGTGTTCTAGTCGGAGGCGAACTCCGTAGGCAGATCGTCTCGTGATGATGGATCCCTCGATCGATATATATGCCGGCGCTCCCCAGGTCTTCATCCATCCATTGCTCGATCGATCGACCGCAAGCGACAACCGCCCGCATACCATCGATCCATCGACACGCATCCAACTCGCCCGCTGCCGCGAACCAAGTCCATTGACGAACGCGCATTCACCGACCATGGGCTTCGTCGCCGGAACCAGCCATCTCCCCATCAACACCACGGCGCCGTACCACGCCGGCCGCAAGCGGCCACGCACGCAGCAGCTGACCATGACGCTGGCCCTCGACGACCCTTCCGCCGCGGATCAGCAGCAACTATCCAAGGCAGCCATCACCCGCGCTCTCATGCCTTTCGTGCTATCGCGAGAGCCCGTAGATGCCATCCCGCTCTCCGCCGCAGCTCCCAAGAAGAAGAAGGTCGCTTCCGCCGCAGACCAGCAACCGGAGGACGCCGGAGCTCTGGTGTCGTTCGTGCCATCGGGCGAGCACGCTCCCAAGAAGATCGCTCCGGCCGTCGTCCGTGCCGAGCCGCCGTGGCTACGCAGGGGGCTGCTCCCGCACCTGAGGCTCCGCTTTGACCTACCAGTTTACTTCATCGCCGAGAAGGCCGTGACCATCACCGACTTTGTTCGGCAGCAGAACCGGTTCCGTCTGCCGAGCGAAGGCGTGATCCGCAACCTCCGGCCCATGCTCTCCCCCCTGGAGCGCAAGGCTGCCAACCTCCTGCACGAGGAATGCCCGAGACCACCCAAGCTGCCGAAGCGTCCCAAGGTCCCAGGGGAGAAGCGGGCCAAGAGACAGGGGAAGAAGCACGGCGGGCTCCCCGTGCTCGTGGTCGAGCCCTACGCCGGCATTAGGGAGCTGCAGCTGTCGCGCTGGGATAGCAGCGCCGGCACCGTTATCAAGGGAGAAGGCTACATGGACTTCATCAAGAAATGTGGCTTCAAGGCGGACGACGTTGTCCAGATTTGGGCCTTCAAAGACACCTACTTCCGTCTCTTCGGAAAGGATATGTGCCATGACAGCCCTCTATCTTTTGATCACTAAGAAAGAGTAGATGCAGGCTGCCACATTAGTTCATATACGAAGAGGAACTAGTAGAGGACGCATTTTACTTCTTCTTGAAATGTAGATTGACATCTAGCCAGCCGCCAGGGCTATTTATTATGTACTACTAACTCTGTTCTTGTTTAATCAACACGAAGTACAAGCTAGTTAGTAGAGCATTTCAGCTTTTCTCGCGTCAATTAAACATGAACAGTGGGAGTACTTGTTCATACCTTAATTTTAATTATTATTGCAACATTGTTCCAACCCTAGTTTTAAACATGATTTTCTCTCGCACCGTTCAAACTTACTGCGTTACGGAGCCATTATGGTACCTCTATTAGAAAAGAGGATAAAGTGAAGACACTTTAAAAAAATGCCATAGTAGTTTATCCAAATAAACAAAGGCCATCTCATCCCTTCATGTTTTGGGTTTGGGGAGGGGGTACCGAAGATGAAACTGATCACCTACCCGATAGTTTGAAGAGGAAACACTAGAAGACACTTAATTAATTTTCTTTAAATTTAGATAAACATCTAACTGATCACCTACCCACTAGTTTGGGGTGCGTGGAGAgcaaaaaaaactcagaaaacctttagtcccagttggtattacaaaccgggaccacctTTTGTCCCGatttgtaacaccaaccgggactaaagattttTGCACTAGATGCAGCCTGCTGCAATCccttttgttcaagttggtgtctcCAACCGGAACTAAAGGTTCTAAACGAACCGGGACTAGAGGGTGGCCGTGGAAGGTTTTTCATCGCACAGTCTCTTTTTGACCGACGCAAAGCCCTAATACTGCATTTGGATGCATAGAATTAGGTCTAGAATCATGGAATACAGGGGGATCAATTTCCTACGTTTGAATTGGCCTTTGAATTGTTTCTGGAAACAGAAGGAAATTCCGAGCCCCCACCAACTTAAGTGCAAATAGCCTGGCTACGATTCGGAGCTCGCCAATAAATGCTCTTCTCCGTGCATGGGAGGTCTCCCCCTCGGAATCACGTGGAAACGCACCCACGCCGCACATATGTGTTCGCTCGATAAACTATAAGAAAGGCCACCCTCCATGAAGCGAGCGACACCAACAACCACCCCGACGATGGTGTACAGGCTGGGCCTCCCTCCTCGTCTACCATCCCTAGCCTCCCTCCTACACGCCCTACCGTTCCCGCCCCTATTCCATGTGCCCGCCCCTCCGCGACCTGTCCTCCTTCACGTAGGTTAGGTATCCCTACTCAAGCGCTTGCGCCATCGGCCTACCCTGCATCCCGGGGCTCTCGCGCCACCCCTTTCCAAGGGCTTCGTAGCCCCACGATCTGGCCACTCGTCCTTCTGCATGACCGGCGCGCCTCCATCTCGATCTCTAACAACGCTAGGGATCAACCAGCTGTAAAAAGCCTTCCCATCAGCCACCTTCTGAACCGTCGGATCAACTTAAGTGAGCGAATTCTGCACATTCGATCGTGGTATAAAAACGGTTCGTGTGTAACAATTAAATTCCGAGTATGTAACATTTGTCCTCAATATTTTTCATTTAGTCACGAAATAATGGTATATTTCTTTTGTCAATGGTACAAAAAAATCCTGAATGTATCATTTTTTCCTACGTATGTAACATTTTGAAAAATACGACACTGTTATACAACATTTATTTTGCAATGCATCTAATATTTTGATCTAATGTATATAACATTACACGATAACGTATGTGTAACATTGATGCAAATATCTTTGTACCAAAATCCGTGGAGACTTTTCATGCCCGATTTGAGATTGCCCACAACGAAtccgggtggcggcggagagGCAATTTGGAGGCGCGTATATGGCTATGGAGGGAGGCCGGCCTTAGTTTTAGCCGAAGCAGCTGGAGAGGAGTAGGCTACCTGAAGAAGATGGTGAATCGATCGAGGAGAAGC
This Lolium perenne isolate Kyuss_39 chromosome 1, Kyuss_2.0, whole genome shotgun sequence DNA region includes the following protein-coding sequences:
- the LOC127301711 gene encoding large ribosomal subunit protein eL39 isoform X2 — its product is MPSHKTFRIKQKLAKKQRQNRPIPYWIRMRTDNTIRYNAKRRHWRRTKLGF
- the LOC127301711 gene encoding large ribosomal subunit protein eL39 isoform X1, with the protein product MEFYPFVYGFNVLLTSLLAPPQPSHKTFRIKQKLAKKQRQNRPIPYWIRMRTDNTIRYNAKRRHWRRTKLGF